In the genome of Phormidium ambiguum IAM M-71, the window AGAGTAACAGAGTTAGCAATTCAAAGAGTGGAATCTCAGTTAACATCTGTTTTGGATGAATCCGCGCAACAAGAATTAGTTAATAACAGCATTGCCCTGCTAGGAGGAAACCAATGAAAGGAAACTTATTTGGTGAAGCGGTAGCAGAACCTTATGCAGAAGCGATGATGTCAGTAGCGCAAAGTCAGAACTTGACGGACAAGTTTGGTGAGGATGCGCGGGCTTTAATTGAACTGGTAAAAAGTTCACCAGAACTACAAAAGTTTCTTGGCGATCCATTAGTTCCAACAGAAAAAAGAAAGGAAGTAATTCGTCAAGTTGTTGGGGATCAAGTTCATTCTTTGATGATGAACTTTTTGATGCTTTTGGTAGATAAAAAGCGGATTCTGTTTTTAGAAACAATTTGCCAAGAGTATTTAAATCGGTTGAGAGAACTCAATCAAACTGTTTTGGCTGAAGTGACTTCGGCTGTGGAATTGAGTGAAGAGCAGAAGCAGTCTGTTCGGGAGAAGGTAAAATCCGTATCAGGTGCTCGAGAAGTAGAACTCGCAACCAAAGTCGATCGAGATCTAATTGGTGGGGTAATCATCAAAGTTGGTTCTCAAGTGTTTGATGCGAGTTTGCGCGGTCAATTACGTCGCATTTCTCTGCGCTTGAGTAACGCCTAGTTTAGTTTTGAGTTATGAGTTATTAGTTTTGAATTAAATTAATAACTTAAAACTTAAAACTCAAAACTTAAAACTATCACTAATTAACTGACTAAGTAACAACTACACATTAAGACTTCCATGATCAGTATCAGACCAGACGAAATTAGCAGCATTATTCGCCAGCAAATTGAGCAATACGACCAAAAAGTTGATGTAACTAATGTTGGTACAGTATTGCAAGTGGGAGACGGGATCGCTCGGATTTATGGCTTGGATAAGGTCATGTCTGGGGAACTGTTGGAGTTTGAAGATGGCACCATTGGGATCGCGTTGAACTTGGAACAAGACAACGTGGGTGCGGTGTTGATGGGCGAAGGTCGGGAAATTCAAGAAGGTAGTACCGTTAAAGCTACAGGTAAAATCGCTCAGGTTCCTGTAGGGGATTCTCTGATTGGTAGAGTTGTCGATGCGCTGGGTCGTCCGATCGATGGGAAGGGAGATCTGGGAAATACTGATTTCCGGTTGATTGAATCTCCAGCCCCCGGTATTGTAGCGCGGAAATCGGTTTGTGAACCGATGCAAACGGGGATTACCGCGATCGATGCGATGATTCCTGTAGGTCGGGGACAACGGGAGTTAATCATTGGCGATCGTCAAACTGGAAAAACTGCGATCGCAATTGATACCATCCTCAACCAAAAAGAAGAAAACGTAGTTTGCGTTTATGTAGCGATCGGTCAAAAATCTTCCACCGTTGCTAACGTGGTACAAAAACTGCAAGACGGCGGCGCAATGGATTACACCATTGTCGTTGCTGCTAACGCTAGTGACCCGGCTACCTTACAATACTTAGCTCCTTATAGTGGTGCAAGTATGGCTGAGTACTTCATGTACAAAGGCAGACACACCCTGATCATTTATGATGACCTCTCCAAACAAGCGGCAGCTTATCGTCAAATGTCCTTGCTGCTGCGTCGTCCACCAGGACGGGAAGCTTATCCCGGAGACGTATTCTACCTCCACTCTCGTTTGTTGGAACGCGCTGCTAAATTGAATGATGAATTGGGTGGTGGTAGCATGACAGCTTTACCCATCATCGAAACTCAAGCAGGTGACGTATCTGCTTACATCCCTACCAACGTAATTTCGATTACTGACGGTCAGATCTTCTTAACTACTGACTTATTTAACTCTGGTGTTCGTCCCGCTATTAACCCTGGTATCTCCGTATCTCGCGTAGGTTCGGCAGCCCAAACTAAAGCGATGAAACAAGTTGCGGGTAAACTGAAGCTGGAATTGGCTCAGTTTGACGATTTGGCAGCTTTCGCTCAGTTCGCTTCTGATTTGGATAAAACCACTCAAGACCAGTTAGCACGGGGTCAACGCTTGCGGGAATTGCTGAAGCAACCTCAATATTCGCCACTTTCTGTTGCCGAACAAGTTGCTTTGGTGTACGCAGGCTTGAATGGTTACTTAGATGACGTTCCCGTAGACAAGGTAACTGGTTTTACCAAAGGATTACGGGACTACTTAAAGACCAGCAAGCCGAAGTATACGGAATTGGTTCGTAACGAGAAGAAGCTGGGTGATGAAGCAGAAGCTTTGTTGAAGGAAGCGATCTTAGACTTCAAGAAGAACTTCCTGGCAATGGCTAAGTAATTTGTCATTGGTCATTGGTCATTGGTCATTGGTCATTAGCTGTAGGGGCGGGTTTTGCTGTTAATTCTTCTGTTATGAACAAGAGACTTATCTAATAAACCCGCCCGTACAAGCAAATGACTGATAACTAATGACGAATGACAAAAAATTAATGACTGATGACAACTGAAAAGGAAAAACTATGGCTAATTTAAAAGCAATCCGCGATCGGATTAAGTCGGTTAAAAATACCAAAAAAATCACCGAAGCGATGCGCCTCGTAGCAGCAGCTAAGGTGCGTCGTGCTCAAGAACAAGTTATTGCTACCCGTCCCTTTGCTGATGCTTTGGCTCAGGTTCTCTACGGTTTACAGTCCCGGTTACGCTTTGAAGAAGCTAACTTACCTTTACTCAAACAACGCCAAGTTCGTTCTGTAGGTTTGTTAGTGATTACAGGCGATCGCGGTTTGTGTGGTGGTTATAACAGTAACGTCATTAAACGGGCGGAAAGTCGCGCTAAGGAACTGAAAGCTGAAGGCGTAGATTATAAATTTGTTCTCGTAGGACGGAAAGCGATTCAGTATTTCCAACGCCGGGAACAACCCATTGATGCTACCTTCTCTGGCTTAGAACAAGTTCCGACAGCAGCAGAAGCATCAGCGATCGCTGATGAACTCCTGTCTCTCTTCTTGTCGGAAAGTGTAGATCGAGTAGAACTGGTTTATACCAAATTTGTCTCGCTTATTAGTTCTCGCCCAGTAATTCAAACTTTATTACCTTTAGATCCCCAAGGTTTAGAACCCTCAGATGATGAAATTTTCCGTCTGACTACCAAGGGCGGTCAATTTCAAGTCGAACGGAGCAAGGTAACAACAGAAGTTCGCAGCTTCCCCAGAGATATGCTTTTTGAGCAAGATCCCGTGCAAATTCTTGATGCTTTATTGCCGTTGTACCTAAATAACCAATTATTGCGGGCATTACAAGAATCAGCGGCTAGCGAACTGGCGGCTAGAATGACAGCAATGAACAATGCGAGTGACAACGCTAGTGAGTTAATTGGAACATTAACTTTGTCATACAATAAAGCGCGACAAGCAGCAATTACACAGGAACTCTTAGAAGTTGTAGCTGGTGCTGATGCTTTAGGTTAAGACCAAGCAATATTAACATTTCAGTTTTCCACCCCCTGGTTGATAGCGCCTGAAGATACAGGCGCTTTTTTTCGATTTATGGGTTGGTTAAACTGAAATGGCGATCGGCTGGGTAGGGCGCGATCGCACCCTACTTATTTTTATGGCTATTTTTGCCACCCTTACTACCGATCTCAGACATATGTTCTCGATCTTCGCTGACAGCTTCACCGCCTTTGCGACCAATCTCTGCCATGTGTTGACGGTCTTTACTAACGGTTTCGCCGCCTTTTCGTCCAGCTTCTCTAGCCTCTTCTGGGGTAAATTCATGGGCAGTACCCTTCTCATGAGCAGCCTTCCCACCTTTGCTAGCAATTTCTCTTTGCTTTTCTTTATCCATAGAGGCGAATCCGCGTTTACTTTTCTCTGCCATGATTAAACTCCACTTTAATTTCAAACTTGGCAATTTGGTTAATGTACTAAATACATCCTAGAAAGGTTCTAGGGACGATCTCTTCTTACTACAGAATTATCTATTTTAGTAGCCTACTCTACCAAATTGAATATCATTCTATGGTTGAGCTTATCTGCTTATGATTTAGAAATAGACTAGGATAGAGCTTTTGTGAACAATAGTCGAGTTTACGAAGTAATGTAAATTGCTGTTAGCTAGTGCTTTGTCTTCTGTATTTTCGACTAGCGATCGAGTTTTATCGTGCGCGGTATGTACTAAATGTAGCTCTTTGATCGCTAAAATATCACCTGTGTAATATAATAATTTTTTATTAAAAAAAATCACTTTTGTATATAAAGCTACCACTCCCCTAACTAGGTAAACGCTCGCTAGTAAACATAATTTAACAAATAACTTCATCCAAACTTTACATAATTCAGCAGGAAGCCAGAGAGTCAATGAAGTTTTGAATAAGAAATTTACGTGATACTACCGGATCTGGAAATATGCGTTTATGATTTGAATCTATTAGTTACGTACTTTCACGGGAATCTAGTTTAAAAGACTTATGACGACACCTCCAGGGCTGTGTCCAACGCTTGTGCGTCCAGAAGAAATGCTTAATTCGAGAATCTATCAGGTAGCTCACCCTTCCGCTCGTTCTGTAATTAAGCGATTCATAGATATATTGGGTAGCATCGTAGGCTTAGTGATTTTGTCTATCGTATTTTTACCGATTGCGATCGCCATTAAGCTAGATAGCCCAGGGCCTATATTCTACACTCAAGAGCGTTGTGGACTTCAAGGACAACCGTTTAAAATTCGTAAATTCCGCTCAATGGTAGCTAATGCAGACGCTCTGAAGTCAAAAGTAAAAAACGAAGCTAAAGGATTGATATTTAAAAACCAAAACGACCCTCGTGTAACTCGCGTTGGAAATTTCTTAAGAAAAACCAGTTTAGATGAATTGCCTCAATTTTGGAATGTTTTAAAAGGAGAAATGAGTTTAGTTGGTACCCGGCCACCAACTTTTGATGAAGTAGCTCAATACAAAGAACATCACTGGCGGAGACTAGATGTTAAGCCTGGTATTACTGGTCTATGGCAAGTAAGCGGTCGTTCTTCAATCAAAGATTTTGAAGAAATTGTACTATTAGATTTGAATTATCAAAGAGATTGGCACCCTCTTTACGACCTGTACTTAATTATTAAAACTGTCGAAGTAGTACTGATGAGGAAAGGTGCTTACTAAAACAATAAAGCCAAAGAAAAATTAAATTTATCCGTCTTTGGCTTTAGCAATGTTTTGGTTTTAATCATCAAGTTATTTCTTACCAAATTCACCACGAATAGTTCCAATTAAACCCTGTGTTTCTTTGTGTAGAAACATCAGCGTTTAAAGATATTGATTGATAATTTCTTTTTGGTAATTGTGTACATTGGTTAACAGCACAGAGATCTATTTTTGCCCCGGAAAAGCTAGCACCACTAAGGTCTGCTTCAGTTAAATTAGCCCGACTCAAATTTGTCCAATCTAATTCAGCCTTATATAAGGAAGCTTGACTAAAATTAGCACTAGTTAGGTCTGCACCTGTAAAATTTACACCTCGCAGTTCTGCTTGGGTAAAATTAGCGCCAATTAAACTTGCTCCCTGTAAGTTAGCGCCACTTAATTTTGCTTCACTTAAATCAACGCCACTTAAATCAACGCCACTTAAATCAACACCGTTGAGAAAAGCGCCGCTAAGATTAACATTTTGCAAAAGTGCGCCTTCTAAAGTAGCACCACTCAATCTCGCAGAATTCAAATTTGCCCAGTTAAGAATTGCACGATTAAGATTAGCTCCTCGAAGGTTTATTCCTGTTAAATTAGCTCCACAAAGATTAGCTTTTTCTAAATCAGCATTTCTCAAGTTAGCAGCATGAAGATTAGCACCACTCAAGCGAGCCTCTGTTAATTTTGATTTTACTAAAAAAGCGCCATTAAGGTTAGCTTTAGTTAAGTCAGCATTTTCTAGATGGCCTTCACTTAACTTAACAAAGCTTAAATTTGCCCAATTTAATAATGCGCCATTGAGATTTGATTTAGTAAGAAAAGCTTTACTAAAGTTCGCTCCGGTAAGATTAGCTTCTGCTAAATTTACTCCTATTAAAGTTACTCCGCTTAAGTTTACACCTCGCAGGTCATATCCAGAGAAGTCTCTATGTCCCATTTCATAAAGCCTGAGCATAATGTGACGAGCCATGTTCTGCGAATTCCTGTTGCTAAAATTTTCCTCTGATAAACTAGGTTTATTTAAAGTTTGGTGATAGTCTGAAATGACATTCAAAGTATTTTTGCCTAAATTTTTTAGACAACTGCTCAAGTTTCTGCTTCACCAATGCTTACTCCTGATTTACTAAATTTATTTTTCCCGTTTTAGCCTTTATTTTAAACATTTCACTACAAATATTACTGTGGTTTAATTAGAGAAAGTTTTAAGAAAAAAGATGTTTTGTCAAGTAATTTTAATAATTTATTTATATTTAGTCCCGATTGTACAAAAATTATTAATCAAATGGAATAGTAAAATAATTACCGAAAGTAAAGAATTGTTGCTAATTTTGTAAAGAAGTAGGTGGGAACAGGGAACAGGCTGAAGGGGAAAAGTAGGGAATTAGAGACATAAGTTGTTTTTATATTGTTTAGGCTGTTAGTGGAGAGGTGAAAGAAAATTATCTGAACTACTCGATTTATTACCTTAGTAGATAAACGTGGGCATTTCGTCTTAATTTTTCATTTGGATTAGTTATGTTAGATACTTTGAACCTCGATCTGGCTTTAGATAAAAATACTTATAATACTCAGATTGAAAGTTTGATGCGGCAGTTGCGATCGCTACAAAAAGCCTGTTGGGATAAAAAACAACCGATGGTGGTAGTTTTGGAAGGTTGGGCAGCAGCAGGTAAAGGTGCATTACTGAAGAAAATGGTAGGCTATATGGACCCTAGAGGTTTTACAGTCCATCCGATTTGGCCTCCGAGTGTAGAAGAACAAAAGTATCCTTTTTTGTGGAGATTTTGGCAACAATTACCTGCGCGTGGCAGTATTGGGATTTTTTATCATAGTTGGTACATTCATGTCCTTGAGGATCGACTATTTGAGCGGGTAGAAGCAGCGCAAGTGCCGTTGGTGATGCAGCAAATTAATGCGTTTGAACGTCAGTTGGTAGATGATGGAGTTGCGATCGCTAAATTTTGGATTCACCTCAGCCAAAAAGAACTGAAAAAACGCCTGAAAAAATATGCTTCCAACTCCTTGCAGTCTTGGCGAGTCCGTCCTGAAGATTGGCAACAAGAGAAAAATTACGATCGATATGTTGCCCTTGCTGAAGAAATGTTGATTCATACTAGCACTGGCCCTGCTCCTTGGACTTTAGTTGAAGGTGATTGTCAACGTTGGGCAAGGGCAAAGGTTTTAACGCAATTTGTAGCGACAATTACGGAAGCACTCGATCGCCTTCATTGTTACGTTCCGTTAGCTTCACTTCCTCCGCAAAAACAGCTGAATCCCGCCGAACCAAATTTATTGGCGCAGGTAGATTTAGGCCAAAGTTTGTCTAAGTCAGAATATAAAGTACAACTCAGTCGAGAACAAGTGAAACTGAGAAAGTTACAGTTAAGCATTTACGAAAATCAAATCCCTGTTTTAATTCTTTTTGAAGGTTGGGATGCTGCCGGAAAAGGTGGTGCGATTAAGCGACTTACAGATATTCTCGACCCTCGCAGTTACTATGTGAATGCTTTTGCTGCACCCACTGACGAAGAAAAAGCCCATCAGTATTTGTGGCGTTTTTGGCGACGCTTGCCAATGGCAGGAACGATCGGGATTTTCGATCGCAGTTGGTATGGTCGAGTATTAGTAGAAAGAGTCGAAGGTTTTGCCAAAGAAAATGAATGGCGACGCGCTTATCAAGAAATTAATGAGTTTGAAGCGCAGTTAACCAGTCATGGCTATGTGGTGGTGAAATTTTGGTTACATATTAGCAACGAAGAACAACTGCGGCGATTTGAGGAACGGCAAAACGACCCATTTAAAGAGTATAAACTGACCGAGGAAGATTGGCGGAATCGAGAAAAATGGCCTTTATATGAAGTAGCAGTAAATCAAACCATTCAACGCACTAGTACTCCTACTGCCCCTTGGACTTTAATTGCTGCTAATGATAAGTACTTTGCTCGTGTTAAAGTAATTCAAACTGTGAGTCAAGCGATCGTTAGGGAACTAAAGCGGAGATAATTGTTATTGGTCATTAGTTATTTGCTTTAGAATATTGAACAAATTACTAATGACTAATAAATATATTTGTGAGGCAGTATTTTTATGTTGTTTATTACATTAACTCAATTAATATTTTTAGCCTTAATAGTTTGGTTAGTTTGGCGAGCAGTTTTTAAGAAAACTGATGGCGATCCGGGGGCGAAAGCAAAACCCAGAGAATACTTAGGTTGGTTAGGGGCGTTAATTGTTTTATTGGCTGTAATATTAGCGTTATTAACCCCTAATAATGGAGCAGTTGTCCAGGTTTGGAGTATTATATCTTTACCTTTAAAACCTTTAGGGTTATCAATTTTATTGTTGTTATTTGCCTTAATGGGAATTAAAAAGGGAGGGATTAGCAAAGATGCAGAAAATTACATAAGAATTACTACAGCAATTTTGTTATTTTTTAGTATTCCGATTATTGCTTTTTTGATGGTGCAATTAATTGAATCAGATTCGATTTTGGCTTTACAAGCGGCGACACATAGAAGAGATAAAGTTGATGCGATCGTATTATTGGGACAAGCAACAACTCAACAACCTTTTTTAGAAGCGAACCAAATTCACTTGACTGACTCAGGCGATCGTATTTTACAAGCAGCAAGAGAATACAAGCAACAAATAAGATTAGGCAATGATGCGTTTATAATTGTAAGTGCTGGCCCTAGACCTGGACAAAGATTAAACCCAAATCAACCGAATGTTGCTGAAGCTTTTAGTATTAGTAGAATCCTCAGAAATTTAGGTATACCAGAAGAAGCAATTTTAATTGAACCAACAGGCGTAGATATTCGCACTAGCGCCGAAGCAATTAACCGAAAATATCCCGATATCAAAAGAGTTATTCTCGTTTCTTCCGCTTTAAATATGCAACGCGCTAGACAAACATTTGCTCAATTAGGAATTTCCACTCTTCCTAGTCCAGCTAGTTTTTATACATTTCAATCGGGCGGAGTTCCTAGAGTTATTCTCTCCACTACCCAAAAAGATAAATGCGACACTATTAGTATTACCTTTCGTAATGCCAGAGAAGTTCAATTTTCCGATTTTATGCCTAACGTAGATTCTTTACTATTGAGTACTCGCGTAATTAATGAATTTTGGTCATCGGTTTATTACTTTTTACGCGGTTGGTTATCTACTGGAGTAGATCCCGTTCCTGTACCTCAGAATATAAGATGTTAAAAGTTAGGAAGTGTCTGTAAAACAGATTCCCGACTTCCTCAAGAAGTTGGAAATCTGGCTGGGAATTTTGTACGTTGACATAAAATATAAATATGGCTCAATCTAGATTAAGAAAACTTGCCGCTTATCTCCGTCCTTACTGGAGAAAAGTTAGTTTAGGTATCCTTGCATTATTTTTTGTCAATGGTTTAGGGGTATATATTCCCTTACTAATTCGCAGAATCATTGACGAACTTAGTGTGACTTTTAGCTTTAATCAAGTTTTACGTTATGTGGTGCTACTTTTCATTTTGGCATCCATCATGTGGGTGATTCGGATAGTATCACGAATGCTAATTTTTGGCATTGGACGACAGGTAGAATTCGACTTAAAGCAAAAGATTTTCCAACATTTATTAACTTTAGAACCTTCATATTTTCATAACAACACCGCAGGGGATATTATTAACCGTGCAACTAGTGATGTAGATAATATTCGGCGGTTATTAGGTTTTGCTGTTTTGAGTTTGGCAAATACTTTATT includes:
- the atpH gene encoding ATP synthase F1 subunit delta, yielding MKGNLFGEAVAEPYAEAMMSVAQSQNLTDKFGEDARALIELVKSSPELQKFLGDPLVPTEKRKEVIRQVVGDQVHSLMMNFLMLLVDKKRILFLETICQEYLNRLRELNQTVLAEVTSAVELSEEQKQSVREKVKSVSGAREVELATKVDRDLIGGVIIKVGSQVFDASLRGQLRRISLRLSNA
- the atpA gene encoding F0F1 ATP synthase subunit alpha, which produces MISIRPDEISSIIRQQIEQYDQKVDVTNVGTVLQVGDGIARIYGLDKVMSGELLEFEDGTIGIALNLEQDNVGAVLMGEGREIQEGSTVKATGKIAQVPVGDSLIGRVVDALGRPIDGKGDLGNTDFRLIESPAPGIVARKSVCEPMQTGITAIDAMIPVGRGQRELIIGDRQTGKTAIAIDTILNQKEENVVCVYVAIGQKSSTVANVVQKLQDGGAMDYTIVVAANASDPATLQYLAPYSGASMAEYFMYKGRHTLIIYDDLSKQAAAYRQMSLLLRRPPGREAYPGDVFYLHSRLLERAAKLNDELGGGSMTALPIIETQAGDVSAYIPTNVISITDGQIFLTTDLFNSGVRPAINPGISVSRVGSAAQTKAMKQVAGKLKLELAQFDDLAAFAQFASDLDKTTQDQLARGQRLRELLKQPQYSPLSVAEQVALVYAGLNGYLDDVPVDKVTGFTKGLRDYLKTSKPKYTELVRNEKKLGDEAEALLKEAILDFKKNFLAMAK
- a CDS encoding F0F1 ATP synthase subunit gamma, which encodes MANLKAIRDRIKSVKNTKKITEAMRLVAAAKVRRAQEQVIATRPFADALAQVLYGLQSRLRFEEANLPLLKQRQVRSVGLLVITGDRGLCGGYNSNVIKRAESRAKELKAEGVDYKFVLVGRKAIQYFQRREQPIDATFSGLEQVPTAAEASAIADELLSLFLSESVDRVELVYTKFVSLISSRPVIQTLLPLDPQGLEPSDDEIFRLTTKGGQFQVERSKVTTEVRSFPRDMLFEQDPVQILDALLPLYLNNQLLRALQESAASELAARMTAMNNASDNASELIGTLTLSYNKARQAAITQELLEVVAGADALG
- a CDS encoding KGG domain-containing protein — its product is MAEKSKRGFASMDKEKQREIASKGGKAAHEKGTAHEFTPEEAREAGRKGGETVSKDRQHMAEIGRKGGEAVSEDREHMSEIGSKGGKNSHKNK
- a CDS encoding pentapeptide repeat-containing protein codes for the protein MARHIMLRLYEMGHRDFSGYDLRGVNLSGVTLIGVNLAEANLTGANFSKAFLTKSNLNGALLNWANLSFVKLSEGHLENADLTKANLNGAFLVKSKLTEARLSGANLHAANLRNADLEKANLCGANLTGINLRGANLNRAILNWANLNSARLSGATLEGALLQNVNLSGAFLNGVDLSGVDLSGVDLSEAKLSGANLQGASLIGANFTQAELRGVNFTGADLTSANFSQASLYKAELDWTNLSRANLTEADLSGASFSGAKIDLCAVNQCTQLPKRNYQSISLNADVSTQRNTGFNWNYSW
- the pap gene encoding polyphosphate:AMP phosphotransferase, with amino-acid sequence MLDTLNLDLALDKNTYNTQIESLMRQLRSLQKACWDKKQPMVVVLEGWAAAGKGALLKKMVGYMDPRGFTVHPIWPPSVEEQKYPFLWRFWQQLPARGSIGIFYHSWYIHVLEDRLFERVEAAQVPLVMQQINAFERQLVDDGVAIAKFWIHLSQKELKKRLKKYASNSLQSWRVRPEDWQQEKNYDRYVALAEEMLIHTSTGPAPWTLVEGDCQRWARAKVLTQFVATITEALDRLHCYVPLASLPPQKQLNPAEPNLLAQVDLGQSLSKSEYKVQLSREQVKLRKLQLSIYENQIPVLILFEGWDAAGKGGAIKRLTDILDPRSYYVNAFAAPTDEEKAHQYLWRFWRRLPMAGTIGIFDRSWYGRVLVERVEGFAKENEWRRAYQEINEFEAQLTSHGYVVVKFWLHISNEEQLRRFEERQNDPFKEYKLTEEDWRNREKWPLYEVAVNQTIQRTSTPTAPWTLIAANDKYFARVKVIQTVSQAIVRELKRR
- a CDS encoding YdcF family protein; translated protein: MLFITLTQLIFLALIVWLVWRAVFKKTDGDPGAKAKPREYLGWLGALIVLLAVILALLTPNNGAVVQVWSIISLPLKPLGLSILLLLFALMGIKKGGISKDAENYIRITTAILLFFSIPIIAFLMVQLIESDSILALQAATHRRDKVDAIVLLGQATTQQPFLEANQIHLTDSGDRILQAAREYKQQIRLGNDAFIIVSAGPRPGQRLNPNQPNVAEAFSISRILRNLGIPEEAILIEPTGVDIRTSAEAINRKYPDIKRVILVSSALNMQRARQTFAQLGISTLPSPASFYTFQSGGVPRVILSTTQKDKCDTISITFRNAREVQFSDFMPNVDSLLLSTRVINEFWSSVYYFLRGWLSTGVDPVPVPQNIRC